In a single window of the Dreissena polymorpha isolate Duluth1 chromosome 3, UMN_Dpol_1.0, whole genome shotgun sequence genome:
- the LOC127870969 gene encoding transcription factor 25-like isoform X2, with amino-acid sequence MSMRTLRKLHGDDRENLNVPEIESDDDEAAGYVAKSRISKTKKKAKVENLYDLLDADDKADEEVEPTDDKTSQQTAEKDETPVENTGSKKKRKKKKKKNKDQHVTETAQIEEEDEIDASIREVNRLLDNHNIGERNVASDAHSLPSSGNKPLLHVEHRNLNPDTELKRIFGSRVIREEGMRRRHQGRRRQKLCWLTTPKDSWAPIGKTGLSMRLLEQKAGCQYFLFEHSQSYQKVQFQFCDAVESMNPQNILDVIQLAPYHIDGLIQLSEIFRMNEDMNMATEIIERSMYAMEMSFHPMFNLATGTCRLEYRYRENRCLFLAMFKHIASLGNRGCNRTALEFCKLMLSLDPDADPLCALLMIDFYAIRATDYEFLIRLYNEWEAHRNLSQLPNFAFSLPLAYFLQAEGDATLREKADEKLQESLLMFPGMLAPLLDKCGVQADASATHAFFKQAEYDDPVALKQLIALYAGRCHVCWKVPNVMEWLERNVKEVLARVAQKDPLVETYKTKRLSRYKGTPRNIYRHILVSEIRSATATLPQDVASTVLSYDPLPPLDSVEAYKRPSRPSRAQTESSAFSMFLRSLMPNFNPNEAVPDGAVGGEGQPLRQGVGALMDAMRDLMNNIRVGNPEEGGQGAGAEAGQGPNGDEEHLEEWD; translated from the exons TTAGATGCTGATGACAAAGCTGATGAAGAAGTGGAGCCAACAGATGATAAAACCAGTCAACAAACAGCTGAGAAAGATGAGACACCAGTCGAAAACACTGGTAGTAAAAAGAAAcggaagaagaaaaagaagaaaaataaagaTCAACATGTTACTGAAACTGCTCAGATTGAG GAAGAAGATGAGATCGATGCCAGCATACGAGAGGTCAATCGTCTCCTGGACAACCATAACATTGGAGAGAGGAATGTTGCGTCGGACGCACATAGCTTGCCAAGTTCTGGCAACAAGCCATTGTTACATGTGGAACACAG GAATCTCAACCCTGACACAGAGCTGAAGAGAATATTTGGTTCACGGGTCATACGGGAAGAAGGAAT GAGGAGACGACATCAGGGTCGAAGAAGACAGAAGTTATGTTGGTTGACAACGCCAAAAGACTCCTGGGCACCAATTGGTAAAACTG GCCTTTCAATGCGTCTGCTGGAGCAGAAGGCTGGTTGCCAGTACTTCCTGTTTGAGCACTCACAGTCATACCAAAAAGTTCAGTTCCAATTCTGTGATGCCGTAGAGTCCATGAACCCACAGAATATCTTG GACGTTATACAGTTGGCCCCCTATCATATAGACGGCCTTATTCAGCTGAGTGAGATCTTTCGTATGAATGAGGACATGAACATGGCAACAGAAATTATTG AACGTTCCATGTACGCAATGGAGATGAGTTTTCACCCAATGTTTAACCTTGCCACCGGCACATGTCGCCTTGAATATAGATACAGGGAAAACAG GTGCTTGTTCTTAGCGATGTTCAAGCACATTGCCTCGCTTGGGAACCGTGGATGCAACAGAACGGCTCTAGAATTCTGTAAACTTATGTTGAG TCTAGACCCCGACGCAGACCCACTGTGTGCGCTGCTGATGATTGATTTCTACGCGATTCGGGCAACGGACTACGAGTTTCTTATACGGCTTTACAACGAGTGGGAG GCTCACAGAAACTTATCACAGCTTCCAAACTTTGCATTTTCTTTGCCGCTGGCCTACTTTCTGCAGGCAGAAGGGGATGCAACACTTAGAGAAAAAGCAGACGAAAAG CTTCAGGAAAGCCTCCTCATGTTCCCAGGCATGCTGGCCCCTCTGTTGGACAAGTGTGGAGTGCAGGCGGACGCTTCAGCAACACATGCATTCTTCAAACAAGCCGAATATGA TGACCCAGTAGCCCTGAAGCAGCTGATAGCGCTGTATGCTGGCCGCTGTCACGTGTGCTGGAAGGTTCCCAACGTCATGGAGTGGCTTGAGAGGAACGTGAAGGAAGTGCTGGCACGCGTCGCACAGAAAGATCCTCTCGTGGAAACATACAAAACAAA ACGGTTGTCCCGATACAAAGGCACACCAAGGAACATATACCGCCATATTTTGGTGTCTGAAATTCGTTCAGCAACAGCAACTCTTCCTCAG GACGTGGCCAGCACGGTTTTGAGTTATGACCCACTTCCACCCCTGGATTCTGTGGAAGCATATAAACGCCCCTCTAG ACCTAGTCGAGCCCAGACAGAAAGTAGTGCATTCTCAATGTTCCTGCGATCTCTGATGCCAAACTTTAACCCAAAT GAGGCAGTTCCCGACGGAGCGGTGGGTGGCGAGGGCCAGCCCCTACGTCAGGGAGTGGGGGCACTCATGGACGCCATGAGGGACCTGATGAACAACATCCGGGTGGGGAATCCTGAGGAGGGGGGCCAGGGGGCAGGGGCTGAGGCGGGACAAGGGCCTAATGGAGATGAGGAACATTTGGAAGAATGGGACTGA
- the LOC127870969 gene encoding transcription factor 25-like isoform X1, translating into MSMRTLRKLHGDDRENLNVPEIESDDDEAAGYVAKSRISKTKKKAKVENLYDLLDADDKADEEVEPTDDKTSQQTAEKDETPVENTGSKKKRKKKKKKNKDQHVTETAQIEEEDEIDASIREVNRLLDNHNIGERNVASDAHSLPSSGNKPLLHVEHRNLNPDTELKRIFGSRVIREEGMRRRHQGRRRQKLCWLTTPKDSWAPIGKTGLSMRLLEQKAGCQYFLFEHSQSYQKVQFQFCDAVESMNPQNILDVIQLAPYHIDGLIQLSEIFRMNEDMNMATEIIERSMYAMEMSFHPMFNLATGTCRLEYRYRENRCLFLAMFKHIASLGNRGCNRTALEFCKLMLSLDPDADPLCALLMIDFYAIRATDYEFLIRLYNEWEAHRNLSQLPNFAFSLPLAYFLQAEGDATLREKADEKLQESLLMFPGMLAPLLDKCGVQADASATHAFFKQAEYDDIINFSDPVALKQLIALYAGRCHVCWKVPNVMEWLERNVKEVLARVAQKDPLVETYKTKRLSRYKGTPRNIYRHILVSEIRSATATLPQDVASTVLSYDPLPPLDSVEAYKRPSRPSRAQTESSAFSMFLRSLMPNFNPNEAVPDGAVGGEGQPLRQGVGALMDAMRDLMNNIRVGNPEEGGQGAGAEAGQGPNGDEEHLEEWD; encoded by the exons TTAGATGCTGATGACAAAGCTGATGAAGAAGTGGAGCCAACAGATGATAAAACCAGTCAACAAACAGCTGAGAAAGATGAGACACCAGTCGAAAACACTGGTAGTAAAAAGAAAcggaagaagaaaaagaagaaaaataaagaTCAACATGTTACTGAAACTGCTCAGATTGAG GAAGAAGATGAGATCGATGCCAGCATACGAGAGGTCAATCGTCTCCTGGACAACCATAACATTGGAGAGAGGAATGTTGCGTCGGACGCACATAGCTTGCCAAGTTCTGGCAACAAGCCATTGTTACATGTGGAACACAG GAATCTCAACCCTGACACAGAGCTGAAGAGAATATTTGGTTCACGGGTCATACGGGAAGAAGGAAT GAGGAGACGACATCAGGGTCGAAGAAGACAGAAGTTATGTTGGTTGACAACGCCAAAAGACTCCTGGGCACCAATTGGTAAAACTG GCCTTTCAATGCGTCTGCTGGAGCAGAAGGCTGGTTGCCAGTACTTCCTGTTTGAGCACTCACAGTCATACCAAAAAGTTCAGTTCCAATTCTGTGATGCCGTAGAGTCCATGAACCCACAGAATATCTTG GACGTTATACAGTTGGCCCCCTATCATATAGACGGCCTTATTCAGCTGAGTGAGATCTTTCGTATGAATGAGGACATGAACATGGCAACAGAAATTATTG AACGTTCCATGTACGCAATGGAGATGAGTTTTCACCCAATGTTTAACCTTGCCACCGGCACATGTCGCCTTGAATATAGATACAGGGAAAACAG GTGCTTGTTCTTAGCGATGTTCAAGCACATTGCCTCGCTTGGGAACCGTGGATGCAACAGAACGGCTCTAGAATTCTGTAAACTTATGTTGAG TCTAGACCCCGACGCAGACCCACTGTGTGCGCTGCTGATGATTGATTTCTACGCGATTCGGGCAACGGACTACGAGTTTCTTATACGGCTTTACAACGAGTGGGAG GCTCACAGAAACTTATCACAGCTTCCAAACTTTGCATTTTCTTTGCCGCTGGCCTACTTTCTGCAGGCAGAAGGGGATGCAACACTTAGAGAAAAAGCAGACGAAAAG CTTCAGGAAAGCCTCCTCATGTTCCCAGGCATGCTGGCCCCTCTGTTGGACAAGTGTGGAGTGCAGGCGGACGCTTCAGCAACACATGCATTCTTCAAACAAGCCGAATATGA TGACATCATTAACTTTAGTGACCCAGTAGCCCTGAAGCAGCTGATAGCGCTGTATGCTGGCCGCTGTCACGTGTGCTGGAAGGTTCCCAACGTCATGGAGTGGCTTGAGAGGAACGTGAAGGAAGTGCTGGCACGCGTCGCACAGAAAGATCCTCTCGTGGAAACATACAAAACAAA ACGGTTGTCCCGATACAAAGGCACACCAAGGAACATATACCGCCATATTTTGGTGTCTGAAATTCGTTCAGCAACAGCAACTCTTCCTCAG GACGTGGCCAGCACGGTTTTGAGTTATGACCCACTTCCACCCCTGGATTCTGTGGAAGCATATAAACGCCCCTCTAG ACCTAGTCGAGCCCAGACAGAAAGTAGTGCATTCTCAATGTTCCTGCGATCTCTGATGCCAAACTTTAACCCAAAT GAGGCAGTTCCCGACGGAGCGGTGGGTGGCGAGGGCCAGCCCCTACGTCAGGGAGTGGGGGCACTCATGGACGCCATGAGGGACCTGATGAACAACATCCGGGTGGGGAATCCTGAGGAGGGGGGCCAGGGGGCAGGGGCTGAGGCGGGACAAGGGCCTAATGGAGATGAGGAACATTTGGAAGAATGGGACTGA
- the LOC127870969 gene encoding transcription factor 25-like isoform X3, which translates to MCVAAKQLDADDKADEEVEPTDDKTSQQTAEKDETPVENTGSKKKRKKKKKKNKDQHVTETAQIEEEDEIDASIREVNRLLDNHNIGERNVASDAHSLPSSGNKPLLHVEHRNLNPDTELKRIFGSRVIREEGMRRRHQGRRRQKLCWLTTPKDSWAPIGKTGLSMRLLEQKAGCQYFLFEHSQSYQKVQFQFCDAVESMNPQNILDVIQLAPYHIDGLIQLSEIFRMNEDMNMATEIIERSMYAMEMSFHPMFNLATGTCRLEYRYRENRCLFLAMFKHIASLGNRGCNRTALEFCKLMLSLDPDADPLCALLMIDFYAIRATDYEFLIRLYNEWEAHRNLSQLPNFAFSLPLAYFLQAEGDATLREKADEKLQESLLMFPGMLAPLLDKCGVQADASATHAFFKQAEYDDIINFSDPVALKQLIALYAGRCHVCWKVPNVMEWLERNVKEVLARVAQKDPLVETYKTKRLSRYKGTPRNIYRHILVSEIRSATATLPQDVASTVLSYDPLPPLDSVEAYKRPSRPSRAQTESSAFSMFLRSLMPNFNPNEAVPDGAVGGEGQPLRQGVGALMDAMRDLMNNIRVGNPEEGGQGAGAEAGQGPNGDEEHLEEWD; encoded by the exons TTAGATGCTGATGACAAAGCTGATGAAGAAGTGGAGCCAACAGATGATAAAACCAGTCAACAAACAGCTGAGAAAGATGAGACACCAGTCGAAAACACTGGTAGTAAAAAGAAAcggaagaagaaaaagaagaaaaataaagaTCAACATGTTACTGAAACTGCTCAGATTGAG GAAGAAGATGAGATCGATGCCAGCATACGAGAGGTCAATCGTCTCCTGGACAACCATAACATTGGAGAGAGGAATGTTGCGTCGGACGCACATAGCTTGCCAAGTTCTGGCAACAAGCCATTGTTACATGTGGAACACAG GAATCTCAACCCTGACACAGAGCTGAAGAGAATATTTGGTTCACGGGTCATACGGGAAGAAGGAAT GAGGAGACGACATCAGGGTCGAAGAAGACAGAAGTTATGTTGGTTGACAACGCCAAAAGACTCCTGGGCACCAATTGGTAAAACTG GCCTTTCAATGCGTCTGCTGGAGCAGAAGGCTGGTTGCCAGTACTTCCTGTTTGAGCACTCACAGTCATACCAAAAAGTTCAGTTCCAATTCTGTGATGCCGTAGAGTCCATGAACCCACAGAATATCTTG GACGTTATACAGTTGGCCCCCTATCATATAGACGGCCTTATTCAGCTGAGTGAGATCTTTCGTATGAATGAGGACATGAACATGGCAACAGAAATTATTG AACGTTCCATGTACGCAATGGAGATGAGTTTTCACCCAATGTTTAACCTTGCCACCGGCACATGTCGCCTTGAATATAGATACAGGGAAAACAG GTGCTTGTTCTTAGCGATGTTCAAGCACATTGCCTCGCTTGGGAACCGTGGATGCAACAGAACGGCTCTAGAATTCTGTAAACTTATGTTGAG TCTAGACCCCGACGCAGACCCACTGTGTGCGCTGCTGATGATTGATTTCTACGCGATTCGGGCAACGGACTACGAGTTTCTTATACGGCTTTACAACGAGTGGGAG GCTCACAGAAACTTATCACAGCTTCCAAACTTTGCATTTTCTTTGCCGCTGGCCTACTTTCTGCAGGCAGAAGGGGATGCAACACTTAGAGAAAAAGCAGACGAAAAG CTTCAGGAAAGCCTCCTCATGTTCCCAGGCATGCTGGCCCCTCTGTTGGACAAGTGTGGAGTGCAGGCGGACGCTTCAGCAACACATGCATTCTTCAAACAAGCCGAATATGA TGACATCATTAACTTTAGTGACCCAGTAGCCCTGAAGCAGCTGATAGCGCTGTATGCTGGCCGCTGTCACGTGTGCTGGAAGGTTCCCAACGTCATGGAGTGGCTTGAGAGGAACGTGAAGGAAGTGCTGGCACGCGTCGCACAGAAAGATCCTCTCGTGGAAACATACAAAACAAA ACGGTTGTCCCGATACAAAGGCACACCAAGGAACATATACCGCCATATTTTGGTGTCTGAAATTCGTTCAGCAACAGCAACTCTTCCTCAG GACGTGGCCAGCACGGTTTTGAGTTATGACCCACTTCCACCCCTGGATTCTGTGGAAGCATATAAACGCCCCTCTAG ACCTAGTCGAGCCCAGACAGAAAGTAGTGCATTCTCAATGTTCCTGCGATCTCTGATGCCAAACTTTAACCCAAAT GAGGCAGTTCCCGACGGAGCGGTGGGTGGCGAGGGCCAGCCCCTACGTCAGGGAGTGGGGGCACTCATGGACGCCATGAGGGACCTGATGAACAACATCCGGGTGGGGAATCCTGAGGAGGGGGGCCAGGGGGCAGGGGCTGAGGCGGGACAAGGGCCTAATGGAGATGAGGAACATTTGGAAGAATGGGACTGA